A portion of the Gigantopelta aegis isolate Gae_Host chromosome 10, Gae_host_genome, whole genome shotgun sequence genome contains these proteins:
- the LOC121382628 gene encoding T-complex protein 1 subunit eta-like, giving the protein MQAPIILLKEGTDSSQGIPQIISNISACQAISDAVRTTLGPRGMDKLIVDARGKATISNDGATILKNLDVIHPAARTLVDIAKSQDAEVGDGTTSVTLLAGEFLKQAKPYIEEGVHPQVIIRAFRKALFLAVEKMKEISMKTKKGDIKEQRKLLEKCAATALSSKLVASQKGFFANMVCDAVMSLDELLPLNMIGIKKVQGGALEDSFLVAGVAFKKTFSYAGFEMQRKKYDNPKIALLNVELELKAEKDNAEIRVDTVEEYQSIVDAEWKILYDKLDKIHKSGAKVVLSKLPIGDVATQYFADRDMFCAGRVPDEDLKRTMKACGGSIQTTVQQLKDEVLGTCILFEESQVGGERFNIFKGCTRAKTCTLILRGGAEQFMDETERSLHDAIMIVRRALKNDSVVAGGGAIEMELSKYLRNYSHTIAGKEQLLIAAFAKALEVIPRQLCDNAGFDATNILNKLRQSHAQGGVWQGVNILKEDITDNFEAFVWEPAVVKINALTAACEATCLVISVDETIRNPRSSAEGDAPKGRGRGRPM; this is encoded by the exons ATG CAAGCTCCTATCATTTTGCTGAAAGAGGGAACTGATTCCTCTCAGGGAATTCCCCAGATTATCAGCAACATCAGTGCTTGCCAGGCCATCTCGGATGCAGTCCGCACAACTCTCGGTCCACGTGGAATGGACAAGCTCATTGTGGATGCTCGtg GAAAAGCAACAATATCCAATGATGGTGCTACGATTTTGAAGAATCTAGATGTTATTCATCCTGCTGCAAGAACTCTTGTAGACATTGCGAAATCTCAAGATGCCGAG gttGGTGACGGCACAACAAGTGTGACTTTGCTGGCGGGAGAGTTCCTGAAACAGGCCAAGCCGTACATTGAGGAAGGGGTTCACCCACAGGTCATCATCCGCGCTTTCAGGAAAGCCTTGTTTTTG GCAGTGgagaaaatgaaagaaatttCAATGAAGACTAAAAAAGGTGATATAAA GGAACAGAGGAAATTGCTAGAGAAGTGTGCAGCAACTGCTCTTAGTTCCAAGTTGGTGGCCTCTCAGAAAGGATTCTTCGCCAACATGGTTTGTGATGCTGTCATGTCACTTGATGAATTGCTTCCCTTGAACATGATAGGAATCAAGAAAGTACAGGGTGGAGCTCTCGAG GATTCCTTCCTAGTGGCTGGCGTGGCGTTTAAAAAGACTTTCAGTTACGCAGGTTTTGAGATGCAGAGGAAGAAGTATGATAATCCCAAAATTGCACTCCTGAATGTCGAACTAGAGCTAAAAGCTGAAAAGGATAATGCGGAAATCAGAGTGGATACTGTTGAG gaATATCAGTCAATTGTGGATGCCGAGTGGAAAATCCTGTATGATAAACttgataaaatacataaaagtGGAGCCAAGGTGGTCCTTTCCAAGCTGCCTATTGGAGATGTAGCAACTCAGTATTTTGCTGACAG AGACATGTTCTGTGCTGGCCGTGTTCCTGATGAAGATCTGAAGAGAACGATGAAGGCATGTGGTGGGTCTATACAGACGACTGTCCAGCAGCTTAAAGACGAGGTCCTAGGAACCTGCATTTTGTTTGAAGAGTCGCAAGTCGGCGGAGAGAG GTTTAACATCTTCAAGGGTTGTACGAGGGCCAAGACGTGCACACTGATCCTTCGCGGTGGGGCTGAGCAGTTCATGGACGAGACAGAGCGGTCACTGCATGACGCCATCATGATTGTCAGGAGAGCTCTGAAGAACGATTCCGTTGTAGCAG gtgGTGGCGCCATTGAAATGGAACTAAGCAAATACCTCAGAAACTATTCTCACACAATAGCTGGAAAAGAACAACTACTTATTGCGGCTTTTGCTAAAGCCCTCGAGGTGATTCCAAGACAGCTCTGTGACAATGCAGGCTTTGAtgcaacaaatattttgaacaaACTGCGGCAGAGTCATGCACAAG GAGGAGTTTGGCAAGGTGTGAATATACTGAAGGAAGACATCACCGACAACTTTGAGGCTTTCGTTTGGGAACCAGCTGTTGTGAAAATCAACGCCCTAACTGCAGCTTGCGAGGCTACGTGTTTAGTCATATCGGTCGACGAAACCATTCGCAATCCCAGATCCTCTGCTGAAGGAGATGCACCCAAGGGAAGGGGTAGAGGACGACCGATGTAA